Proteins encoded together in one Helicobacter pylori window:
- a CDS encoding saccharopine dehydrogenase family protein: MHTVLQIGAGGVGSVVAHKMGMNRDVFKNIILASRSLDKCHAIKESMLKKGLGEIGVEQVDADDTQALIALIQKYKPKVVVNVALPYQDLTIMQACLETKTHYIDTANYEHPDLAKFEYKEQWAFDKAYKEAGILGVLGAGFDPGVTNAYVAHAQRHHFDTIHTLDILDCNAGDHKRPFATNFNPEINLREVSSKGRYYENGKWIETKPLEIKQVWAYPQIGEMDSYLLYHEELESLVKNVKGLRRARFFMTFSQNYLTHMKCLENVGMLGIKEIEHQGVKIVPIQFLKTLLPDPASLAKDTTGKTNIGCYMTGIKNNQDKTLYIYNVCDHKKCYEEVGSQAISYTTGVPAMCATKMICNDTWSVEHFKAGVFNVEELNTDPFMEELIKQGLPYEVIER, translated from the coding sequence TTGCATACAGTATTACAAATTGGAGCTGGTGGCGTAGGCAGTGTGGTAGCACACAAAATGGGCATGAACAGAGATGTGTTTAAGAATATCATTTTGGCGAGCAGGAGCTTAGACAAATGCCATGCGATTAAAGAAAGCATGCTCAAAAAGGGTTTGGGGGAAATTGGCGTTGAACAAGTGGATGCAGACGATACGCAAGCTTTAATCGCTTTAATCCAAAAATACAAGCCCAAAGTCGTTGTTAATGTGGCGTTACCCTATCAGGATTTAACGATCATGCAAGCATGTTTAGAGACTAAAACGCATTACATTGATACCGCCAATTACGAGCATCCGGATTTAGCGAAGTTTGAATACAAAGAGCAGTGGGCGTTTGATAAGGCTTATAAAGAAGCAGGGATTTTAGGGGTTTTAGGGGCTGGGTTTGATCCGGGCGTTACGAACGCTTATGTCGCTCACGCTCAAAGACACCATTTTGACACCATCCACACTTTAGACATTTTAGATTGCAACGCTGGGGATCACAAACGCCCTTTTGCCACGAATTTTAACCCTGAAATCAATTTGAGAGAAGTCAGCTCTAAAGGGCGTTATTATGAAAACGGCAAATGGATTGAAACTAAGCCTTTAGAAATCAAGCAAGTGTGGGCTTACCCGCAGATTGGCGAAATGGATTCGTATCTTTTATACCATGAAGAATTGGAATCGTTAGTCAAAAATGTTAAAGGCTTGAGGAGGGCGAGATTTTTTATGACTTTCTCTCAAAACTATTTAACCCACATGAAATGCTTAGAAAATGTCGGCATGCTAGGCATTAAGGAAATAGAGCATCAGGGCGTGAAAATCGTGCCGATACAATTTTTAAAAACCTTACTCCCTGATCCAGCGTCCTTAGCCAAAGACACTACCGGCAAAACCAATATCGGGTGCTATATGACTGGCATTAAAAACAACCAAGACAAAACGCTCTACATTTACAACGTGTGCGATCACAAAAAATGCTATGAAGAAGTGGGTTCGCAAGCCATAAGCTATACCACCGGCGTGCCAGCGATGTGCGCGACTAAAATGATTTGCAACGACACTTGGAGCGTGGAGCATTTTAAAGCCGGGGTGTTTAACGTAGAAGAATTAAACACCGATCCCTTCATGGAAGAATTGATCAAACAAGGCTTGCCTTATGAAGTGATTGAGCGCTAA
- a CDS encoding bifunctional diaminohydroxyphosphoribosylaminopyrimidine deaminase/5-amino-6-(5-phosphoribosylamino)uracil reductase — MRLYESLLEICLNKAWEYQTLALENPSVACMVLDKHHEILSLETHKKAKTPHAEVLAAKSALKILRPHLKSDLEKLEDPKILSDFLKTHHDNAFKDCVFLITLEPCNSYGKTPACSGLLEILKPKRVVIAAEENEAKKGGLARLQKAHIETMICHNLENKAKDLLLPFRVMEQKGRFNLFKLALRMNGDYYHGKITGQKSVIFTHNQRAICDTLIISGKTIRTDNPLLDARFCDSFYHNKNPNIAILSKHSISPSSKVFSAPNRLVNIFNNPKDLPLEKGFNFIEGGWGLFESLRDKIDALLLHSHASMINEAFNALALKTPFKGRLLHAQILENEALLWIENS, encoded by the coding sequence ATGAGACTTTATGAGAGTTTATTAGAAATTTGCTTGAATAAGGCGTGGGAATATCAAACCCTAGCCTTAGAAAACCCGAGCGTGGCTTGCATGGTTCTAGATAAACACCATGAGATCTTGAGTTTAGAAACCCACAAAAAAGCCAAAACCCCGCATGCAGAAGTCTTGGCCGCCAAATCAGCGTTAAAGATTTTACGCCCCCATTTAAAAAGCGATTTAGAAAAATTAGAAGACCCTAAAATTTTAAGCGATTTTTTAAAAACGCACCACGATAACGCCTTTAAAGACTGCGTTTTTTTAATCACCCTAGAGCCATGCAATTCTTATGGTAAAACCCCGGCATGCAGCGGATTGTTAGAAATTTTAAAGCCTAAAAGAGTGGTCATTGCCGCAGAAGAAAACGAAGCTAAAAAAGGGGGCTTAGCAAGGCTACAAAAGGCTCATATTGAAACAATGATTTGTCATAATTTAGAAAACAAGGCTAAGGACTTGCTCTTGCCTTTTAGGGTAATGGAACAAAAGGGGCGTTTCAATTTGTTCAAACTCGCTTTAAGGATGAATGGGGATTATTACCATGGCAAGATCACCGGGCAAAAAAGCGTTATTTTCACGCACAACCAGCGAGCAATATGCGACACGCTCATCATTTCTGGGAAAACTATAAGAACGGATAACCCCTTATTGGACGCTCGCTTTTGCGACAGCTTTTATCACAATAAAAACCCCAATATCGCTATTTTATCCAAGCACTCAATTAGCCCTAGTTCAAAAGTTTTTTCAGCGCCCAATCGTTTGGTTAATATTTTCAACAACCCTAAAGATTTACCCCTAGAGAAAGGGTTTAATTTCATTGAAGGGGGGTGGGGATTGTTTGAGAGCTTGAGGGACAAAATTGATGCGTTGCTTTTGCATTCGCATGCGTCTATGATTAACGAAGCGTTTAACGCACTCGCTTTAAAAACCCCTTTTAAAGGGCGGTTGTTGCATGCGCAAATCTTAGAAAATGAAGCCCTTTTATGGATAGAAAACTCTTAA
- a CDS encoding tRNA1(Val) (adenine(37)-N6)-methyltransferase → MDRKLLRLYQPLNAYSYNSDSLFLYDFSRPFIKNSGAILDIGSGCGVLGLLCARDNPLASVHLVEKDSKMAFCSQKNALKFPNAQVFEGDFLDFNPPILYDAIVCNPPFYALGSIKSQIKGHARHQSELDFASLVAKVKKCLKPKGYFIFCYEALSLCLVIESLKSAKLTLETLRFVQSFKDKNAHLMLGAARNNSKSALKVLPPLITHHSKNQSDNTKEVLSIYQICNTYSIKALLN, encoded by the coding sequence ATGGATAGAAAACTCTTAAGATTATACCAGCCTTTAAACGCTTATTCTTACAATAGCGATTCGCTTTTTTTATACGATTTTTCACGCCCTTTTATCAAAAATAGCGGTGCGATTTTAGACATAGGCTCAGGGTGTGGGGTTCTAGGCTTGCTCTGCGCTAGAGACAACCCGCTAGCGAGCGTTCATTTAGTGGAAAAGGATAGCAAAATGGCGTTTTGCTCCCAAAAAAACGCCCTTAAATTCCCTAACGCTCAAGTGTTTGAGGGCGATTTTTTAGATTTCAACCCTCCAATTTTGTATGATGCGATTGTGTGTAACCCTCCTTTTTATGCCTTAGGATCTATTAAATCTCAAATTAAAGGGCATGCGAGGCACCAGAGCGAATTAGACTTCGCTTCTTTAGTGGCTAAAGTGAAAAAATGCCTAAAACCTAAAGGGTATTTTATTTTTTGCTATGAAGCCTTGTCGCTTTGCTTGGTCATAGAGAGTTTAAAAAGCGCTAAACTCACGCTAGAAACTTTAAGGTTTGTCCAAAGTTTTAAAGACAAAAACGCTCATTTGATGCTTGGAGCGGCTAGGAATAATTCCAAAAGCGCCCTAAAAGTCTTGCCCCCTTTAATCACGCACCATTCCAAAAACCAAAGCGACAACACCAAAGAAGTTTTAAGCATCTATCAAATCTGTAACACTTATTCTATCAAAGCGCTTTTAAATTAG